Proteins co-encoded in one Perca flavescens isolate YP-PL-M2 chromosome 11, PFLA_1.0, whole genome shotgun sequence genomic window:
- the LOC114563909 gene encoding NACHT, LRR and PYD domains-containing protein 3-like yields the protein MDQCEDRGTTLCGEQDHQTKAQSPEQQLIPDSPGPGPGPGMGPGPGPRCVSMKSDRSRDLSITFKDGRHSVDPRVDQESSEFPSGQSTQQHQKHIFRRLEDDIVMFVKNELKKIQKVLSLDYPECSESQRDEAFLKITLHFLRRMKQDELADCLQSRSHAAGGNLKLKSKLKKKLECVLEGIAKAGNQTNLNQIFTEIYITEGGTAEVNAEHEVRQIETASRKPDRPETTIRREDIFKTPPGRDEPIRTVLTKGVAGIGKTVLTQKFTLDWAEDKANQDIQFTFPFTFRELNVLKE from the exons ATGGATCAGTGTGAGGACAGAGGAACCACTCTGTGTGGGGAACAGGACCACCAGACCAAAGCTCAGAG CCCAGAGCAGCAGCTTATACCTGACTctcctggacctggacctggacctggaatgggacctggacctggaccccgctgtgtgtccatgaagagtgaccGGTCTAGGGATTTGTCTATAACCTTCAAAGATGGACGTCACTCTGTTGATCCAAG AGTGGACCAGGAGAGCTCAGAGTTTCCCAGTGGTCAGTCTACCCAGCAGCATCAAAAGCACATATTTAGG CGGCTGGAGGACGACATTGTCATGTTTGTGAAGAACGAGCTGAAGAAGATCCAGAAGGTTCTAAGTCTAGATTACCCAGAATGctcagagagtcagagagatg AGGCATTTCTAAAgatcacactgcacttcctgaggAGAATGAAGCAGGACGAGCTGGCTGACTGTCTGCAGAGCA GGAGTCATGCTGCAGGTGGTAATCTTAAACTCAAatctaaattaaaaaagaagttagagtgtgtgttggaggggattgctaaagcaggaaaccAAACCAATCTGAATCAGATTTTCACAGAGATCTACATCACAGAGGGAGGGACTGCAGAGGTCAATGctgaacatgaggtcagacagattgaaacagcatccaggaaaccagacagaccagaaacaacaatcagaagagaagacatctttaaaaccccacctggaagagatgaaccaatcagaacagtgctgacaaagggagtggctggcatcgggaaaacagtcttaacacagaagttcactctggactgggctgaagacaaagccaaccaggacatccagttcacatttccattcaccttcagagagctgaatgtgctgaaagag
- the LOC114564280 gene encoding ribonuclease inhibitor-like yields the protein MYIHFLVVQTKLKNIKYDGGAEADPHWSPENRKMIESLGKLAFEQLQNGNLIFHESDLTEFLSSVLSSESSSLRELNLSNNNLKDLGGKLLSAGLQSPHCKLEILSLSGCLISEEGCSSLVSALSSNPSHLRALDLSYNHPGDLGVNRLWRLDTLRVEPAGVRWLTPGRRVSSCEENQNQLSLIRVIS from the exons atgtacatccacttcctggtggttcagACCAAACTGAAGAACATCAAGTATGATGGAGGAGCTGAGGCAGATCCACACTGGAGTCCAGAGAACAGGAAGATGATTGagtctctgggaaaactggcttttgagcagctgcagaatgGTAACCTGATCTTCCatgaatcagacctgacagagt ttctgtcctcagttctcagctctgagtcctctagtctgagagagctgaacctgagtaacaacaacctgaaGGATTTAGGAGGGAAGCTGCTGTCGGCTGGACTTCAGAGtccacactgtaaactggaGATTCTCAG tctgtcaggctgtctgatctcagaggaaggatgttcttctctggtctcagctctgagctccaacccctcccatctgagagcgctggacctgagctacaatcaCCCAGGAGACTTGGGAGTGAATCGtctctggagactggacactctcag ggtggagcctgctggagtcagatggttgacaccag GACGGAGAGTCTCCTCCTGTGAAGAGAACCAGAACCAGTTGAGTCTGATCAGGGTCATCAGCTGA